TGTTGTTTCTGTTGAATTTGTGTACTCTCTAATTTTTCAGGTATATTTGCATTTACTGAGATTTTGGGAATAGAACTACTATCATTTGGGTTTAAACAGTTTTCTCTATTTTTATCAGATATAGTACTTTGTACTCTTAAACTGTTGTTCTTTTCAATGTCATATATATTTTTCTCTTCAATAATTTTCATTTCACCATCTAGAATAATATAATATCAGAAACAaatggaaattaaaattaactGAAAATATATTTCTCAGGATAATTATTATCATTACCAAGAGATTTATTGATATTTTGCATTTGATTTAGAGTTACTTGTGTGATTTGTTTCAAAGATTCTGTATTAGAAGAATTCACGCATTGTTCTgcttcttttattataaatgcagTGTCAGATTGTTTTTTATGTTCTGAATTACTTGAACATTGCTGGATAACATTATTTGTTCCTATAGTAGGTATTTGCATTGGTATATTTTGATAAGTAAGAACTGGAACTTGTAAATTATAACATTGTTTTAGATATTCTTGAGGTAAAGGGATTGTATCAACATGTATTGCATTTAAAGGATGGGATTGAAGTTTTTTGTCCAATACAAAAAACAACTGTCCATTATTTtcctaaatatattaaaataataagggAATACATTCTGTTAATTATTGTATTTCTAATACAAGATTATGATTATAAAACATGAGGATATGTACTTGTACTGGTAAAGGAGTTATATTCACTTGTGTATCTACATCATTCATTGTTGATTTTGGTATGTAATTATAACAACTTGTGTTCTTCACACATTTATccatttctttaattttattgttGTCGATATCTTCGGTAACATTACCCACAGATTTTGATACAGTACTATTTGCACTATTCTTTTGCTCTAAAATTGGTTCTTGATTGTTATTAACATTATCGTTTCCTTTAGAATTCTGAATGCAGCTATTCTTTTTTTCATATAATTCATAATTATGTAGAGTTTGTGACGATAAATCCTTATAAAATTAAGACATATAAGATATTGTTACATTTAATATTGTTGATTAAGTTTCTAAGATTTGTGTTtcgaatatattatatttactGGTCTTGTATCGATCTTCTCTATTCTTCTTGTTCCATGAGGTTTTTCTGTTTCTTGCATTTTTATTTGTTGCCTgtattgaaatattaattgtaggcattaatataattgaatacaaataataatgatatataatatattattttctattaaaagTAATGTGTACACATTAATATTTTGCTCAGGTATTGACTTCACTATCTCTTCATTATGTAAAGATTCTGTGAAACTAGTGAGGTCAGATCCATTTGCTTTCTTCTCTACTGTATCAATTGATGTTACTTGATTCCTTTTGATATTCGTTACTCTACTCAAAAATACGTAATTAACTTTTTAAGTTGGTAATCTTTTTATTTgtgtaaaaaagaaagaaaatactTTTTAAAACGGGGATCAATGTAACCAGGCAGTCTTTTTAAAGTGTGCATACTTGAAGTAATTCTTTGGCAATTGAAAGAAGAATATGCACTGTCCTTAGTTATTGTTGATTTAGAAGATctgaattttaaaatatattaaatttattatcgatATAACTTACGTAAAAGTTTAGGAAATGTAAAACCAATACTTACTGATTTAGTGGTGTTTGTACTATAGTGTGACTCTTTTCTGGTGTTCCAGTTAAAGTGTCTATGCATGAAAGTTTAATGCCATTATTAATATCATCAGCTAATTTTCGTTGCGGTATTTTTGGCCAGGAAGGATCAGCTGGTATTCTAAAATTGTTTaggattaataaaaataaatcttaCATGAGTTTTGGACATTTATCTTAAAAACATACCGCAATGATCCTGTATTGTATTTTTGTGGAATTGGTGTTAAGTTTTCACTGTTTACTAAAATGATATGCATTATTTGCATCTTACATTATTATTGAACAAAAATGTGATAAATTAATTGTACCTTTTATATTCAACTGCAGAGCATTTGTTTTATCTTGATATGCCATATTGAAGCAGTCACACATTTCAAAACTTTCTAtctttttttaaaacatttgtAAACATCATTCCCGGACTAATtatctaaattattaatattaaaaaaaatacaaaaactgTATAGGTTTAACGTTAATTTCATGTTTCACAAAGTAATAGTTTTATACTTCAAGTGGAACTATTCTTGTTTTCCTGAAGTCAGATGTTCTGTCCATGCATAACTAAAATAATTTACCTCTtcaaacaaataaattttttattttttactaagaATCAATAATTTCCTGTACAAAAAAATCTAAGATGGTATGGTAATCAgtcattttcttttattaatgacatgtatttatataatatgtatataattataatcttagtttttaaatattgtatGTACAATAAATATACAACTGTAGTAGATGCAGGAACAGTTAACTATGATCTACATCAGTATCTTATATCTTGATTTATGTTACActaaattgaaatatatttgcgCACCATAATAATTATATCACAATATCAAGCtaacattattatatttatatagtgatttttttaattattttatttgcaaAATATTATGATAAAATTTTACTTAACAAATGTAACTTTTTATTGTGTATGTGTATACATATTGTATATGTGCAAGGTTTTAATgagtataaatattataaacatGTAGCACATGTCTAAGATTTTTCCTTTTTATTATaatgttataaaaaaaattgtgcGCATTGTCAGTTAAAAccgaattattaatatttgatcAATAAatcatataataatataataaagtaTACATGTGTGTGTATGttcatgaataaatatatcaatTACAGACATTATGGTATATGTAAGAACTACTTTAACGAAGGAATGTATCAGTACAATTAGTTTGACTAGATTTGAGAAAGATGATGTAGTTTATCGCTCTTATATAAAAGTTTTATGCCGTAAAACgtatcaatcaatatttaattttttcttcacCACCATATTTGTTAGTATTACTGAATTTTAAATTGGTCCAAGATCTAAATATATCTTCTCTTGTTCCTGTCTTACGTCATTAAAATTGCACAAACATCTCACTGACATTGTCCTAAAGTTTAGGGTACACTTCATTTTGAATATGGCAAATAAGTACATAATATTAACAGACATTCTTACAACAGAATCTAGACTAAGTTATGTGTTTTTGAAATATATAACAAAACATAAATCAAGCTCTTTTACAGttcttacaattttttaaagagATTTTTAAATAATGACAATACATAATCtttaaaaatttatcaaaataatactttaaacaaagcaataataataacaattataATGTAATTACTATTAATTTTAAATGTTATATATATTACAAGATGTAAAGTAAGTACCCTTTTGTTTCTCAGCCTTTTTTTAATGCAAATATATATGATTTTTCTAAGAAAATCGAGAAACCAAAGAGTGTATATGTCACTGACAGTTTTATAGATTTCTACAAGTTACATATGCAAATAATTTGTCTCTATTCAAAATAGCAATACATGCAATGGGATAAAAGTATAACATTACTGATAGAAACTTAATGCCTTCAACGAATTTATCACAATCTACACATTATATTGCATAAAACATCTGAATTAACTTCAATTCATATacaactttttaaaaatatataataaatacaaaagcTAGATATAATTTTCAATAGCCTTAATTCTGTATGTTCCGTAAGATTATGATCAAGTAGATTTAATTCTTTATAACTTTCTAAAAATAATAACATACTCGTGAagaggctgataccgacattttGATATACACGAACGAaagtttgagaattaattttgttttcaaATAATGTGTATATCGTACAATGCGCAATTATTGTCTGGCAGTATTGTAGTATTCTGCATAAAGGTAAAATCTAATTTTTATGGCAAATCAGCACAGTAATGTATCCAttgtaaaaagaaaaagtatGATTTCTAGTTTATGTTTAACATTGCTTACACAATCATCGTGAAAATGCTTTGTGATTAAATATGCACAGATCATTTAGTTTAAAATATATACAGTATCCTTTCATCATAGGAGATTAACTATATCAAGAAGACATATACACAGTACATTGATAACGTTTTATGCTTGTAAACAAAGCATCTGTTGTTAGGTGTGGAAATATACATACATAAAACACATTTATTACATAGTTTCTTCGTTATTGTCGAGTTAAGCTTCGTGTTCACCATTATTTATTCCTATAAGCGATTCTGTTTGCTCTGCTTCAATATCTGGTATTCTAAGATGGAAAATATCGTGTTGTAATAGCGTTACTTGAATTAAAATTTACTtgcgataatttatttttaatctgtAATACCTTGTTGATCTATTTTTTCTACAAATCCAAATGTAAATTCTTTTAATCAAATCCATAACTGGATCCCAATTATCGTAGTAAGACAGAAGAGACACAGTTAGAAATGCTAAAAGCATTGGAATGGTTCCTAAGTAGAAAATGCAAGGGTACTCGACCTTTTTTAATAACACATCAGCTATCATCGACATTGGCATAGTTAAACTAACTGCCAAAGTTGCTATGAGGGACGACGTTAAAAAACAACCCCTAcaagtataaaataataataactagTACGTTAGTTAAAAAATGCTGAGTAAATGAATTAAAGTAATTAGTTTTTATAAACGTACCATAGCCAAAGTACTTCACTTAGAACTGTACCAATCAGACCATTAATAATCAAAAATGTCCATTGATGAGTATTTGGCCATTCGAATTCCTCCCAACGGCCGTAATGAAGGATAAAAAATAATGGCCATAAAAGTGTCAAATTAAAAAGTCCAACAAAGCCGAAAAACATTGGAATATCTATTTTATCTTCATGATCCACTTTTCGTTTTAAGAATACAATGTAAGCTGCATAAAAGAATGCACTGACTAGCGCCAATATTATGCCTGTAGGTATCCTATTAGTTTCTATTGTTAAATCTGAAAGACCGACTAATACCTAGAgatcaaaagaaattttttattttatttataaattgaatgtttGTAAAAAAGTTTAAATCACTTTTTTACGTTACACGTTTTATTATAATGTCAGATTATACATACTAGTCCGAGAATGCTAACAGAGACAGCAACCAGCTTAGACAGCGTAAATTTATCTCCTCCATTGCTGGGGAAAACAGCAGCAAGGAATAAAGTAAATAAACTTGAAGTTGATGACAATACTGTTACAACTCCTGCTTCAGTTTTTGCTAATGATATTTGATAAGTATAATTTGCCATAAACCACTACAAcgtgaaatatttatattaatttcacgAATGTATGATAGTTGTACAATGTTAAACTGTTACGTACAAGTAAACAAAACATAAGTGCAATCTTTGCAACTTTTTGAACAGAAAACTTATTAGCTTGCCGCCTTGCATGTTCTCCGGCTCTTAAACTCGCTTGATAACTGAGTCTTGCTAATAATGCTTCTGTAGCATCACTTTCCGACATATGTCGGACTTCAGCTAACTTACTAAATCTTACAGAACGTATAGAAGAATCATCGCTTTCTGTGCCTGAAGAACGATCACAGTGATCTGGTGTTTTTATTGGAACAAATGTTGGGTCACTCTATAATGGTACATGTTTATATTGTTATTACTATTAACACCAAATGGTAATAACTTGCGATGATTTTTATTAAGTAGAATAATTCATAaagtacagtagtgcccacataagtgatcgcatttttgcccacttaagtgtccacggttatccccaccaattcttagaagccaagcggcatcgaacatcgagcgtgtcgagcgTAACTTGACCCCGGTTGTTATCGATACATTCTATATATGGTTTCAggtgccagctattgtatcttgcttgcacttatcctctttccttatctccgttgaattctgagaagtaaccatgcccacataaatgaccgcggccggtcccgagcgtggtcacttaagtgggcactactgtataataatttttacttaCCAAACTTGTATTGGCTTCTGAATAAAAGTTATCATCTTCCACATTGGGATCTATAAACTAAAAACAAAGGAAGTGAAGAATATGATATAAAAATTATgttttaaaagaattatttgCATTTAAATATACCATGTATGTTGCTGGTTTATTGCATTGGTCCCGCCATGGAGGCCAAAAACATAAACCAAGCAAGTAAAGTGTAAACATGGATGTTTTTACATATGTACTAAAAAATGGTTTTTCAAATGCTGCTTCTCTATAAATATACTGAAATGTAAAAGAAATATCATTAGAtgtgaattatattttataattataggtTTTAAATTAGCATTTTAAGTGACTCTTACTTTAGTTAGTTCAGAACTGGAGACCCAAATTATATCAACTAACAGTAAAACTAATAGTCCCAGAACAAGTCTTTGCGATTTATTCATCATTGCTGCAAGTTTATGAGGATCCTCCGCCATCCCCTGCGGTCTGCGCTGTCGTAATTCTACAGAGCAGCTCATGATATATCCAATATTTTCTACTTCTTTAATTATGGCATCATGATGTAATTAATTCCTGAAAAAGTGATATTATAGTCAgtaaatatcaatatttttaaatatatatgtttgaaaattataaattacaatAAGTTCTTTACGTGAAAAAATATAGATTTGTTTAACTTTAACTAATTTTTAAATCTCAGATTGTATATCAAATATATTACAGAGAAAAAGAACATTTTAGTTAATAATCATAAgatctaaaattaaataaaaattaatcaacATTCTTTTATTTGTGGTATCATATTCTTATTAATACAGGAATAATCTTTTTCTCTCTATATAATATATCATATTTATATAATTCAATTTTTGTGGAAAGCTTTAAAATGATTAACTTCATAGTCTAGGACTTATTGAACTTTTATTTGGAAATTGAGATACAATATAAAAtgataaaattaaacaaaataaaaatactacATTAAATCATGGCTACTATTCAGATTATATTGTTCTATAATCTGATAATAAAAAACAATGCTAAAATGATATGACTTAAAGTATACGTATCTATTATCCAAAAACTGAGTTATAAAACACATTAAgttgaaataaaaatgattaataTAGCAGTTTAACATTCTTGAAGAAGTATATGGAAATAAAGTGCTTTGATACAAATATAAATTCAGATACCTATTTGTTTACTTTTAGCTCAATTCTAATAGCCAGAGTTCTTCAGAACAAATAAGACAAATGAAACACATGTTGCACAATATTTGCCATATAAATCACTCAAGTGTGTGTTAGTAAGGTAACAGAAAGAGTCAGGAGACAGGAAGCAAAGGATTAAAACGAGGGACAAAAAAACAATGTTCAAGGTTTCACTATTTTAATGTTTTCCTTTCGGCTACAAATTTATATCTCACGCTGTTCAATATAATgtgatataaaaattataagGGGTATATATATGTAAAAAATGTTTATTGGTTGTGTGTGATAACAGGTGGACAAGCGGCAAGTGTGTAAAACCGTAGTCATACGTAAGATAACCTATAAAAGTTGCAAATGAGCGTGAATAACAACGTTTCAGCGTGATATTCGTACATAAGTTTAACAGAGAATCGACTTACAATTAGCGATAACCTTCAATTATCCGGTACTGGCGACTAATCATGCACTGATAGTTTCTTTACATCTTAGTATCATGGAATCACGAGCATCGCATGTTGCTTAATCGGCTACGCGGGCGACAGTACTCAAACGTTGATTTACAGGTTTTTCACTCGatttatttgtaattatttCACGATCTTTTCCTActataatttaattgtaataataCTAACATTTCCGTCTCGTTATCGCGTCGGAACAACTACCCGTAACCATGTTGATGCGCCGATGACGTCTCGTAATTTTTGTTATCACTCCGATGGCGCTACGTGTCTTGCACAGGGTACTTTTGTCATGGATTTTGATTCAAGGACCGTTCTTTTCTAATTTCTAATTCTCTTTCGCGTCTCTGCTAAGAAATTCTTTGAATTGATTTTCTAAGCGAATGTTTCTGAAGCAAGATCCAATCTTGTACTGTTACATTTTGGTTCGTCAGTGTCAGAAAGATTGTAACAAATATCAGATTCTCTTCAGTTTATGTTTGAATCAAAGAGTAAGAGAATATGATTAACCGCAACGAGGTTTGTCTATGTTGTTTTTGCAGATAAAGGTAAACCTTGTAATTATTTAAGATACTTCTGTGTAAACAGGACTTTAACCGAGGGTTGTCATGAcgaacaacagcaacaacacaCCGCTAGATTTCTCGATTAACGTTTGCACGATGGACAGTTCGAAACATATTCGTGTAATGATATTTTTGTGTTCCTAAGAATGGCTAACAATATTCTTAGTAATGGTCGTATTCAACAACAAACGACTGTTCCGCAACGGGCGAGAAATGATACAGGGAAGAAAGGTGGTTTTTCTTTCGTTTACATGCGTTAaacaaaacaatttttattttttaaaaattttattaacaatatACAGGAGGTTAGAATTGAAGTTTAGCTGTTCAGACTCTCAACTCAATATATAATCTAATAATTCTTGAACCAATTAGTTTTATTATTCTCCAACTTTATTAAGaacgaaaatatattttgttacaTAGTCACCGATAATCTCGATAGTATCTCCGATAATCGGTCGTTCGCGTAATCGAGATCCGGATAATCGGTTGTCCGATAATCGACGTTTTGTCGTAATATCGTCAATTTCACGGCATTAATCATGGTATACGGAGGCATTAGAGAAGGAAAGAAAGTAGATAATTAGAATAATAAAGATTTTGTCTCTCTGCATTAAGGATCGTAATTCAAATATGTATTCGTTCACAATATTCGTGTGCCTGTAATATAATATGTTGCTGGATTTTCATTGTCGGTACAGCGCCGGAAATACCAGCGATAGAGTGCAACAATTGGTTGCTACATCGCCATTATACGCGTCACGAATACAAAACCTGTAAAATCCTGCTCGATCAAGAATTGTTGAGATCGAATGGACACAATGAATACGCCAATTATTTGAAagtaagataaataaataaaagattaaGCTTGATATTGCATTTTAAGCAAATTTAAACACGGAAGTTCTTCTTCATCTTTATAGGGTTTGATACTTAGGAGAGAGGGAAAAATTCAAGATTCCTTGAACTGCTTCCAGGCGGCGTATAATGTTAATTCGACGAATGTTAATAACGTCAAGCAAATCGCCAAGTCGCTGTGAGTGACTTATTATTTTTGAGATCTATTTAATTTTCTCCTTTtatatatttaagagaatacaaattttatgaCATTGTGCGCTCTAAAATAGACAAGTATCCTTCGAAAGGTCTTGGCATGCAATTTTACGTTTTTGGGGTTATTTTCGGTTTAGAAGTTACCAATTATTCTCTGTTAGAACTATGTCAACACGTATATAtgtaaaaattcgaaattatatattttttaaatgaatttacCGGGCATAGTTTCATAACAAAAGAGAAaaatgaaattcaaaaattgttccgttttaaatttaaataacgaAAGTCACAAAATAACTGCTGGTTACTTGTTCATTTTATATTCGTTAAAAAGAATGTATGCACGTTTTAAACGTTTTAATATGAACTAAATGGTTCCATGTTTTTTGTAAAACAAATTCATACTCGTTAATATTAATACTGATAATTTAATACTATTTACTAGTTTGATAATGGGCAGTCACAAACGCGCGATCGAAGCGTACTCGGAAGCTGAGAAGATATCGACTGTACCGGACTGGGAAATTTATCTAAACATAGGTGAGTCACCATTGCAGCATGCTGATTATTTTGCTTAAATTAAGAAAATCGTAAACTGTTTTGTAATGAGATATTCCGTAAGTATGTTTAGTGATGTTTAGAgtatatacaatatttttttttaacataacgttgaaaatataattctaaaATCGTTTGTAGAAATATTGCAAAGTAATGAAGATACGCAACGTGTTTAGCAACAGGTGTCCGAAACTTTAAGGGAtggtactatacagggtgttcggccacccccgggaaaaattttaatgggagattctagaggccaaaataagacgaaaatcaagaatattaatttgttgattgaggcttcgttaaaaagttatagaaacatttctggccacacagtatattttcgataaagaatttttttttcgaaagtacgtaggatttcagggttatgtgtattcaccaaaaatgtttgtaattgacccctgcaactaaaaataatttttttagaacgatttgaaattttttaatttaattttttaataactttttaacgaagctgcaATCAAGCTGCAatcatttttgtattattttggcctctagaatctctcgttaaaatattttccagtGGTGGCCGTGCACTCTATATACTAAAGTAAGGCGAAAATCACGAACGACGAAATTGCGTTTCAGAGTTATTAATTGCTAAAAATATGCATAAAAGGCGCAGAAATGTGACATTTATACTACCGATTTTGCGCGTGGGTAACAATTGTGTAGGCGAACTTATATAAAAGGATATTAATCCTTTCTACTGAACGACCCCGTACGGTGGATTTTAATAGATCCTTGTGGATTTTAGCAAGGAGATTGGTACAATATTATACAAGATtcattttatgtattttataaaattttaataagaattGTAATGGTAGTATTTACtgttttatttactgtttcggacTCTTGTTGCCAAATAGTTTGcagttattttacggaaatggtTTGCAGTAGCGATTAGGCGCGTGTGGTGTCGGAAATAATATCGCTATATTTACTAGCATAATACGGTACGCGGTAAACAGTACGTATCTGCTAGTACAAATTATCTGTTAGTAAATTATAGTTACCATTACGTAGTTGCAATACTGTAACCAACAAAATTCTATCGAATACAATTCTGACCACTGCTGATTGAAAATTTCAAACTTGTTGTTCCCGTTAGCAAAGTATCTCGAGAATTATGTATTTTGAAAAATGTGATTACAAGATAAttgcgtttaaagtttcacgcaCGAATGTATATACCGTACAACTTTGTTAATTTTGTGAATCCAGCATTTTTCGTcgttaaaaatgattttttaaaggTTTTAGatcaaaattaagaaaaaatctAATTTGTGCTATTTTTTTAATGTTGGAAATTTTGTTACCGATAAGATGTACATAAAACTATAGGTGTTATAATGGAGTGTTATTTTTCAGGCGAATGTTACGCGAAGCTGAATCAACTTTACGAAGCAAAGAGGCACTTGAAGAGATCGATCGAGTTGACGAGAAACGAATTACCATACATTGCTTTAGCCAGAGTCTGCATCTTGGAGGATCACGTTACCGAGGCTCGAAACGCTTACAACGCAGCTCTAAGGTACGAATGGCGACAGTGTTTTCCGTTTTAATGTATTCCGCGATTAACGCTCGCATGACCTCGCTTTGTGCTTAAGAATTTCATTCTGCGCCGCGAAATCGTCGGCTTGAACGTTCTTATTTACGATGCGCTTGTCGGTGTATCATATTCCGTCTCCCGTTGCAGATAAAAAATACATCTCCGATTAAGAAAGATGCATAGCAAACAGTAATGAACAGAAGAGATATGTAATTTGCCATGGCGACgattacctcgtactttttatgaCTTCTTGAATAACGCAAACGCGACGGATGCACGATATCGATTATAAGTTTTGAAATTATTTCTCATTCCGCTCGTTCGAAGGTgacattatttttttattcgcaCGGCTATTTGTGCACCATTTAATTCTCCTTGCTTAATTGTTTAATTACACCTGCTGATACACAGTCGACGAACGCATATTCGAAATTCGTTAGACAGAGTGCATTAACGAATTCAACGTTGGTATAAAACGATTCAAGCATAGTTCCGCGTGTAAATAAATGACAATTGCAGTTGTTTGTTTTCCGTTTCCAAATTTCGCTGTTAACTGTACAATCACATGTTCGTTGTCGatggaattattttactttatcGTTTAGCCTAGGTAAAGTGCTCGGGATCGATAAATGCAAATCGTTCTGCATACAAACGAATGGTAattaatttcgagaaaaacttAATTATATTCCTGTTTAAAAATACACTCGGCTAGATAACGCGGATAATGATTTCCACGTGCACCGTGGTATTATAAATACCTACACAAAGCTT
The Colletes latitarsis isolate SP2378_abdomen chromosome 14, iyColLati1, whole genome shotgun sequence DNA segment above includes these coding regions:
- the LOC143350107 gene encoding solute carrier family 35 member F5, with the protein product MSCSVELRQRRPQGMAEDPHKLAAMMNKSQRLVLGLLVLLLVDIIWVSSSELTKYIYREAAFEKPFFSTYVKTSMFTLYLLGLCFWPPWRDQCNKPATYMFIDPNVEDDNFYSEANTSLSDPTFVPIKTPDHCDRSSGTESDDSSIRSVRFSKLAEVRHMSESDATEALLARLSYQASLRAGEHARRQANKFSVQKVAKIALMFCLLWFMANYTYQISLAKTEAGVVTVLSSTSSLFTLFLAAVFPSNGGDKFTLSKLVAVSVSILGLVLVGLSDLTIETNRIPTGIILALVSAFFYAAYIVFLKRKVDHEDKIDIPMFFGFVGLFNLTLLWPLFFILHYGRWEEFEWPNTHQWTFLIINGLIGTVLSEVLWLWGCFLTSSLIATLAVSLTMPMSMIADVLLKKVEYPCIFYLGTIPMLLAFLTVSLLSYYDNWDPVMDLIKRIYIWICRKNRSTRIPDIEAEQTESLIGINNGEHEA